The following coding sequences are from one Buchnera aphidicola (Nippolachnus piri) window:
- a CDS encoding tRNA-modifying protein YgfZ, whose translation MRHFLFLNSKIFFSKDLVSTLMSLEHLSIVYITGVNSKNYLNQQFSIDLNEVTQKKYKIGAHCNYNGKVWGIFIIFLFQEGYIYIISKEIVKQQILELKKYSIFSKIKILILNNFKIFGFSGKNSIDFLNMNFKKNLFIKNNIEYFKNFIILKIFFPIPRFLIIISKNLESFLFNFFLENINTNNFLQWLLLDMESYFPIFSLKMTNKFLPQILNLKFWDAINFSKGCYYGQETIFKMEIKNIFNMKLDFFLGNSQILPKIGENILCLYKGHVYAVGKVFYAILINSQKICLQVLLKKKFLECKGKFFLSSNNSIKLKRYFN comes from the coding sequence ATGAGACATTTTTTATTTTTAAATTCAAAAATTTTTTTTAGTAAAGATCTTGTTTCTACTTTAATGTCTTTAGAACATTTATCAATAGTATATATAACAGGAGTTAATAGTAAAAATTATTTAAATCAACAATTTTCTATTGATTTAAATGAAGTTACGCAAAAAAAATATAAAATTGGAGCTCATTGTAATTATAATGGAAAAGTTTGGGGTATTTTTATTATTTTTTTATTTCAAGAAGGTTACATATATATTATTTCTAAAGAAATAGTAAAGCAACAAATATTAGAATTAAAAAAATACTCTATTTTTTCTAAAATTAAAATTTTAATTTTGAATAATTTTAAGATTTTTGGATTTTCAGGAAAAAATTCTATAGATTTTTTAAATATGAATTTTAAAAAAAATCTTTTTATTAAAAATAATATAGAATATTTTAAAAATTTTATAATTTTAAAAATATTTTTTCCGATTCCTCGTTTTTTAATAATAATTTCGAAAAATTTAGAGTCTTTTTTATTTAATTTTTTTTTAGAAAATATTAATACAAATAATTTTTTACAATGGTTATTATTAGATATGGAATCATATTTTCCAATTTTTTCTTTAAAAATGACAAATAAATTTTTACCTCAAATTTTAAATTTAAAATTTTGGGATGCTATTAATTTTTCTAAAGGATGTTATTATGGTCAAGAAACAATTTTTAAAATGGAAATAAAAAATATTTTTAATATGAAATTAGATTTTTTTTTAGGAAATTCTCAGATTTTACCTAAAATTGGAGAAAACATATTATGTTTATATAAAGGTCATGTATATGCTGTAGGAAAAGTTTTTTATGCAATCTTAATAAATTCTCAAAAAATATGTTTACAAGTTTTATTAAAAAAAAAATTTTTAGAATGTAAAGGTAAATTTTTTTTATCTTCTAATAATTCTATAAAATTAAAAAGATATTTTAATTAA